The Bacillaceae bacterium S4-13-56 genome contains a region encoding:
- a CDS encoding GNAT family N-acetyltransferase: MSIQTKDTVTLDFYKEEYKSKLSDYHLSKEQSRYAPLPLNAILKCENDNTRYPIVILFNGEPAGFFVLQGWEGVKVYSSNKDAILIRGYSVNTTFQGKGIAKKSLLLLNSFVKKYFPSKKEIILAVNHKNTIAQYVYKKGGYKDKGVRVMGRKGELFIFHKDLI; encoded by the coding sequence ATGTCTATTCAAACTAAAGATACTGTAACTCTTGATTTTTATAAGGAAGAGTATAAATCTAAATTAAGCGATTATCATTTATCTAAAGAACAAAGTAGATATGCTCCTTTACCTTTAAATGCTATTTTAAAATGTGAAAATGATAACACAAGATACCCTATTGTTATCTTATTTAATGGTGAACCAGCAGGATTTTTTGTTCTTCAAGGATGGGAAGGGGTTAAGGTATATAGCAGTAACAAAGATGCTATTTTAATAAGAGGTTATTCAGTAAATACTACCTTTCAAGGGAAAGGAATAGCCAAGAAGTCATTATTATTATTAAATTCGTTTGTAAAAAAATATTTCCCGAGTAAAAAGGAAATTATCTTAGCTGTTAATCATAAAAATACTATTGCACAGTACGTCTATAAGAAAGGCGGGTATAAAGACAAAGGAGTAAGAGTGATGGGGAGAAAAGGAGAATTATTCATATTCCATAAAGACCTTATATAA